From Osmerus eperlanus unplaced genomic scaffold, fOsmEpe2.1 SCAFFOLD_535, whole genome shotgun sequence:
AATGGGCTATCTGACCGAACTGTCTTCCAACGGAGGAAAGCTGTACCCTGTGGGTTACCAGTAAGTGACCAATAAAAACATCAATATAAATATATTCATACCATGGACGTTCTGGGTCCTTTTAACAGCATGTTGTTCCCCCCCCCTGCCTTGGTGTGGTCCTCCAGGTGTTCCCGCCTGTTCTGGAGCACGGTGGACCCCAGGAGGCCCTGTAAGTACACCTGCAGGGTGACGGAGGTGAGCAGCCCTCTGCCGGGCCGGCTGGGCCAGCCTCCCTGGGAGCACGAGCTGAACAAGACCATCGCCCACAGCCCCCACCACGGCCAGGGTGAGGACCCAGGGGATTCACCCCCAGCGTGGACCACAAGCGTCTGATTAATCATGTGGTGAATTTGGAAGGGGCTTGTTTGTTTGTATCCTTGGGAAGTTTGAATAAATGGTAGTCCGGGGCAACCAAATGagtgtcagtttgacagtaaaacacattttttttctcttttgtctTCTTCTTCCAATTAGAAATGGAGAACCCAGACATGGTGACGAGCTGTCCACCAATCGAGGCTCCTTCCAGCACCGTGTCCCCGCCTCCAAACTAGACCCTGCAGTGGGACCCAAAACCCGGGACACCTGCACACCAGGAGACCAGCAGGAGGAACGTCTAGACCCCTTCCTTCCCCAGGGTACACCCCCCCACCTTGTCTAGGTGCCTTTGAGTAAACCTAATCTATTTTGTCTGGTGAATCAGACGTTGTTTAGACGGCATATTGATTTGGATAGCATGTTCCCTGTCTACTTCACGTGTGGTTTTGTTACGTCCTGTCCTGACCCCCCGTCCTCTCCTAAACAGGCAACGCCGTGTCCAAGTCGCACCACATCCTGACCCTCCGAGACCTGGAGGACACCAGGCGCTCCCGCGCAGGCTGTCCCGGACacgccacccctcctcctcccccaccgacCCCCCCCTCCGGCCCCCCCCCTCCGGCCCCATGACGCTGCGTTCGGGGGGGGCTCCTCAGCCCCTGCTGCCTCCCCTTCAGCTCCCCTCCCAGGGCCTCCGACCCCCCGGCCTCGCCGCCCCCCCGGAGAGGCCGGCGGGCCTCGGCCTCCAGCTGGGGCTCCGCCCccacctccccgtcctccccccgcGGCGTGGCCAGCCCTCCCTCCGGCCTCCGCCACTCCCCCAGAGGCGGCAAGCCTTCAAGATCGCCACGCCCGTCTCGGCCGAGCTTCCCCAAGACTTCCTGGTGTCCTCCGAGGCCGAGGACTCGGTCACGGCTCCCAACGGCGGGTCTCTGCCCCCGGGGAacctggaggaagaggtggcCCGTCTGATGGCGGACCCGGAGCTGACCTTCACCCCTCTGGACGCCGACACGGAGGTGGCCGTGGCGTCGTTGCTCAACGCCAAGCTGGAGTTCGACGAGGCCCTGCTGAACGAAAACGTGGTCCTCCACTGCGGCTCGCAGGCGGGTGCCAGGGGAGAGGCCGACGGGGAGACGCAGGGCGGGGAGGAGGCCGCGAGCGAGGGGAGGCAGGGCGGGGTGGAGGCAGCCAAGGCCGCCGGCGCCTTCCCTAAAGCGGTGAGCTCTGGGGAGGGCCTGGACCACGCGTCCTCTGACGAGGACATGGACCACTACCTGAAGTTCTCCCGCACCGTGGTGGTGCGCGAGGCGGCCAAGGACGCCGGGCCGGGCACCTCGCCCCCGGCCTCTCAGTCCATCGCCCAGCTCGACGGCACCAACAACGGCTCGGAGAGCGACGGCAGCGAGGGGCCGGGCGAGCAGAGCGCCGGGAGGAGCGGGGAAGGCGAAGCTGCCGTCCCCCCCCGCCGTCAGCCAGGTGGCCAATCACAACACGCTGTCCAAGACGCTGGTCATCTCCATGGAGAGGATCGATGCCATACCGACCCAGTCGCCACACAAGCAGGAGAAGCCGGCGTGTGTCCCGGAGACGGAGCCGGCGTCCTCCTCGTCCCTGTTCATGGAAACGAGCGACATCAACAACGAATTCTCGGTGCAGGAGGAGGTTCTGATGGACGCCGAGGCTCAGAAGGAGGTCCTGCTGGATCCGTCCACCGGTCACTTCATCTCTGCCGACGACGGCTCGGTGGTGTACCTGGCCAACAATGCCGGGCTGGACAAGGACGACGGCACCTCGTCCACAGACTCGCTCGCCGGTGAAGAGGACAACCGAGACCCGGACTACTCGCCTGAACTTCCTCCCGCCAAAAAGCCGGCGGCAGCCTCGCCGATGAAAACCAAAACCATCATCATGAAAGCCCGCCCCATGCCCACCGTGAACTTGAAAAGCGCCCCCCTCGGGGCTCCTCCCACACCGCCCCAGGTCATCAAGGTGTCCTTGCCCCCCGGGCAGCCCCCCAGGGCGGTGTCGTCCGCTCCGACCATCACCGTACGGGCCATCCCCAGGACCGGGCCCTCGCCCATCGTCATCAACGGCCTGAACACCCTCCCTCTGCAGGCTGGGGCCCCCAGGGGCCAGACGATAGCCATCCGCCTCAACCCCACCAAGTcggccctgccccagcctccagcccccgtcCTTGCTCAGCCCGGTGCCCCGCCCCTGGCCCCGCcctctggccccgcccctcaGGTCCTACTGGTCAACCGCCAGGGTCAGATTCTGATCAAAGATCCCCGGACGAACACCTACCAGACCCTGACCACCAGCTCCCCGTCCTACGCCCGCATCAGCCAGATCGCCAAGATCATCCACAGCTCCGCCCCCCGGCCCGCCCCCCGCGTCGTCATCACCCCCACTCCCGTCCCCCGCGTCCAGAACGCCGTCCCcgccaaccccacccccaggaGCTACACGCCCACCGGCTCCACCAAAAAGGTGTTTGTGCGGGCGACGCCCCTGCTCAGCGCTGGCCGGCAAGCGGGCGCCCGGGTGAAGAACGTGTCTCACCCGGGCAGCCCCGACGGCATGGCCCAGTCCATCATCGACCAGGCCATGGCGTCCCACCGTGAGCGGACGCGCCCCAACATCCTGACCTCTCCCCACACGCCGcgcccctcccaaccccccctcagcccctcccaaccccccctcagcccctcccAGTTCAGCGTGCACCCCTACCTAGGGAAGCTGCAGCCCCCCGTGGCCTTCGCCCCCGGCGGGTTCCAGCCCGCCATCGTCCCCCCGCCGCGCTCGCAGGTGCGCGTGAAGAGGGTGTCGTCCGCCTCGGAGAGACCggcgaggaagaggagcaggaccgATGCTCTGGACGAGGACATGTCCTCCTCCAGCGAGATGGACGAGCTCAGCAACAGCAGGTACCACAGAGCAGCTCTGTCTGTCCTGATGTGAGGGGCGGGGGATTGTCTTATCCATGACAgtgacagacaggacacacacacatcaagttaCCACCATGACACAGTAAACAGACTCATGCCCCAGACAAAGTGCATTCTGATTCATTTCTGTTTACGTTTCAGTTTTGACTGTAACGAGTACAGGAACTGTGTTTACCATGtgccacactgctctctctctcttctttcctctctctcctctcctcccaggtctAGCAGAGTTCGTATAAAAGCCCCGACCATGAAGGACATCCTGGACCTGGACCCGAGCCCTCCTGTCTTGCCTGTGAAGGAGCAGCTCAGGATCGTGGCTCCGGAGCTGGACAGCACCAGGTAACGTCTCAGAACCTTCACAGAACCTTCACAGGACCACGCACCCTGTCAACGACCAGAGGAGAAGGTGAAGCAATAACCAGAAGTGAGCTGTGGTTCGTGTGAGTAACGGTGTGAGTGTGTCCTCCAGGCACACCCCTATGCAGCGCCTGCCTGCCAACGCTGCAGTCCAGCGCAGCAAAACAGACGTGTGGGTGAGCGCTCGGCACGCAGACCTGTCAGACTGGGGCCCCTACTCAGGTGAGTGACCCgcctcacccccacacccacctcacccccacacacctgcctcgcCTGACCCTGATGTAGCATGAGCAGCTGCTGCTGAGAGACGCAGGATCAGCCCACATAGAACAGAGTCTCTATAAGAGAGCTGTATTCAAGTCGTCCCCTTGTGGAAACCAAAGGCCCGCCCATCCGATTGGTTGTGGGGCCCAAGCTGCATCAGAACTGTTCTAGAACCTTCACCGGGCCGAGTCGTGCTGGAGGTcgctgacaggtgtgtgtggtcctcaGGAATGAGCTCAGACGAGGACATGCTGCCCCCCCGGGTGGAGAAGAGCAGCCAAGCCTACGGCAGCCAGCCCCACCTGCGCTTTGAAATCACCAGCGAAGACGGCTTCAGCGTGAAGGCCGACAGCATCGAGGGTGAGAACAGCGCACTTTCCGTGTTCCGCTTCTGAAAAACTAGGGCGCGACAGCGTGTCGGAAAACGAACGCTCAAATCAAAGtatttttcctcctctctccgctcccctccccccctcagtggCCTGGCGTGCCGTGACGGACGGCGTCCTGGAGGCGCGGGCGGGGTTCCACCTGAAGCAGCTGCCTCTGGGCGGGGTGAGCGGGCCGCGGGCGCTGGGCGTGCTGCACGACGCCGTGGTCTTCCTGCTGGAGCAGCTGGTGGGAGCGGCCGGCTGCAAGGGACATCGCTTCCGTTTCCACCGCTACGACGGCCCCGAGGACGAGCTGCCGCTCAACCCCAGCGGCTGCGCCCGCGCCGAGGTCTACACGCGGtgagacatatatatatatatacatatatacacacacttgacGTTTTCTGTAGTCATTCTGGAAGGTTTCTGGCTCACTGGCATTCATCTTCCTGCCGTCGTCATCCCCCGCCTTACAGGAAGTCCACCTTCGACATGTTCAACTTCCTGGCTTCCCAGCACAGACAGCTCCCTGACCTGGCTCCCTGTGAAGAGGAAGACGACGATGTTCCGCTGAAGTCCACCAGGTCAGACCTCAAACACGCATCTGTCGAGTCGCAACAACACTTCCAGCTTGTCTTCCCCAAATGTAAAGGAGCAGTGTCCttacccctctgtgtgtgtgtgtgtgtgttcagacgaGCCACGAGCACTGAGCTGCCCATGGCCATGCGCTTCCGACACCTGGAGAAGGCGTCCAAGGAGGCAGTGGGAGTCTACAGGTAGAAACATGTTTTCATTCGTTTTAGTTTTTGATGCAAGGCCATCTAGGTTCACTGTATCTGTTCATTTTCATTGTAAATTAACTCAGGTCTCATCTATCTACaccctcctttttctctctccccccccactccctctctcctccccccccactccctttctcctcccccccactccctctctccccccccacactccctctctccccccccacactccctctctcctccccccccactccctctctcctcccccccactccctttctcctcccccccactccctctctcccccccccacactccctctctcctcccccccactccctctctcccccccacactccctctctcctcccccccactccctctctccccccccactccctctctcctcccccccacactccctctctcctcccccccactccctctttcttcccccccactctcctgcccaGGTCGGCCATTCACGGACGTGGGCTGTTCTGCAAGAGGAACATCGAGTCTGGGGAGATGGTTATAGAGTACGCGGGCAACGTGATCCGAGCCGTTCTGACAGACAAGCGAGAGAAATACTACGACAGCAGGGTAAGCCAAGGAAAAAAGTATATACAGCAAATGTATCCCCTCTTCAAGTCACTGCTGGAACAGGGCCTTTGCTTTCTACATGTAATGCTGTTAAATGCCGCTCCACTAGGGGGCGACATAGAAAACGATTGTACGGTACTTGAAACCGTGCAAACACCCTTCATGTCTTATCTTTTCCCGACCCAGGGCATCGGCTGCTACATGTTCCGCATCGACGACTTCGACGTGGTGGACGCCACCATGCACGGCAACGCGGCGCGGTTCATCAACCACTCGTGCGAGCCCAACTGCTACTCCCGCGTCATCAACGTGGAGGGCCAGAAGCACATCGTCATCTTCGCTCTGAGGAAGATATACCGGGGCGAGGAGCTCACGTACGACTACAAGTTCCCCATCGAGGACGCCAGCAACAAGCTGCGGTGCAACTGTACCGCCCGGCGCTGTCGCCGCTTTCTCAACTGACGGCGGCCATTTTTGTAGTTctttgagagggagaggaagtagGATTCGGTGACGTGGTTTTCAGACGTGGTAAAAACCTGAGCGTGATCACCCTGCCCTCTACAGAGTCAGGTTGACATACAGACTGGTGCATAAAGTTTAGATTCCAGCCAGTTTTCTGACCTCAGTATTTAAATATTCTCGTGGTCGAACACCACCTCCATAGATGTTCTGTTAGGCTTCCTTTGTTCTCGTGTGGTCCCTAGTAGACTTCAGGCCTAGCGACTCCACACTGCGTCATTTTCAGGTTGTCCTCGTCTTGGTTTCGTTTGAACCTCGTTTGAACGAGGGGTCGTCTCCTATTGTCGGTGCTGTTGCTACGATAAAACTAAACAAACGATACAAGGCATCAATATCGAAATGAGGAACGGATTTTTAGCACCTTACTTTATGTGAGCCAAGGCTTTGACATTGCTGTAAATACAAGGCGACACTGATCCACTTGTCAGGAAAGAAATAGACTTCCTGTTGTGGGCATTTGAGCCCAGCCTTTTTCTGTACAGTTTTAGAGCAGCTGCTGTATATTTTAATTGTCTGTGTCCACATTATGGAGACCATACTTCTGAACGTGACCTCAAGGATGAGGGCCCAGGTTTAGCTTATTAGCTTTTGTAAAAGCACAGGTTTTGTCAATTTTTTTTCTgcgtgtttttttgttgtttttatgaAGGTGCTTGTGGAAACCACTTAAAATGTTGCTTtgacagtttttttgttttgctgaATCTTCCCCCATACTCCTGGGTGGCTACCACATACTTATCGTTTGTACGTCTTCATCAACACATCTTGTCATTCATCATCAGTGATGATGGACAGAAGATGTGTTTAGTCTGCCAGAATAATAATTTTCCTGGTATTTGTTTGTCGTTTTGTATGTCAAAAGGGTTTAATTCAGCTGTTTCACCTACAGATGCCAACTCCTACAGTGCTCCCTTCCCTTCAAAACCTACAGTTACATATGTATTCTTGTAAAATAAATACTCAGAACGCTAGcgatgatttaaaaaaaaaggatgCTTTGTCAAATAATAACCTGCTTTATACGTGCTACTGAACCCACCTGTCAGAGGGGCGTGACGATGACAGGAGCCAGGGTTCATCTCACCTGATGCTGTCCTGCACatgacctccctcctcccctgtctccagcAGGCGGTCTACCTCAGTGGGTCATGATGACGAGTGTAAACTAGGGAAAAATGAAGTCTCCACCTCGTGCTGTGCCGAGTAGGTGATCTCCAGCACCGCGCCCGGCAACTGGACACTTTCTCCGGTGTTTTAGTTTGGAACATGGCTGGGTCTCCCCCAAGTACTGACCGCAGTGTGTTTAATGGGAGTGGgattgtttgtgtttattttaAATGGAAAATAATTTGTAAAAGTGTAATGAAACATGGGTCTGTTACCTTGGGTCACAGGGAATCCTTGTCTGTATAAAGTTGTATACAAAATTTCTAAACCTGTTAAATTTTTTCTAtgcacttttttttatttatgatGTTCTTGGCTTAATAAAGATGTTgaatggttttgaattcacattCTTGTATTATTGTGTGGCTTGTTATGGGTCAACAGTGACGCTTGGAGCACCAATAGTACAGAATTGTGATATATTTGACAGACTTTAAACAGATGTTCAAGTTCAGGCTGAACTCTTTCCACACCCCAGAACATCTTATCTCACTTGTTCTTCAGCATTTAACAGCAAAGTTACTTTAAAGTCACTCAACTTATAAAACATGACCAATAAAGGTCTAAAACCAAGCACATTGATAACATCAGCTGTCTCATAAGCAAAACCTACTATATTGTCCTTGGTTTGGAAATACTGTTACTTGCCAGTTTAGACACAAAATCTGGAATGTCATGTACATTTATGTGGCTGTTTGGAATCCTGATTACCCAGAAGCCTTCTCAAGGCTAAGGGGCCCACCAGGTAATGGCTGTCTCGGTCCCTGCAGAAGAACAACCATATGGATCTTTCCCAGCTCTATTTGTTTTCCAGGAATGCTTTCTGTATCTGGATGTGGTCAGGAGACGGTATATAGAGGCTCCCAGTGACTGCGAGTGCACTTGGAAAGCCGAATGCAACATGAAGGGGCTGATTTTCCTAGCTTTGTTTGGAGCGGCATGTATGTGAGAATGATGATCTAACCTGTCTGGCAAACCAAAGGAGACAAAAGCAAACTTTTGGGTTTACTGTTTGATTTGAGGATGTGTGAAAATATAATTTATTGTTACTATCACGGTCTTATTATTCGTAAATTGTATTATTTCTAACATTAGTAtaatccacccctccccccctcctgtttCAGTCGCTGCCCCGTTGGAGGATGAGAAGATTGTTGGGGGGTACGAGTGCCCTGCTCACTCGGTGGCCTACCAGGTCTCTCTGAACGCCGGCTACCACTTCTGTGGGGGCTCCCTAATATCCAGCCAGTGGGTCGTGTCCGCTGCCCACTGCTACAAGTCGTAAGTATAGGCTACGGCCTAGCGGTACCACGTCATTACTCCTTTATTAGACAGTTGCTAGAACAATTGAAAATGTGAGTTTTTCAACAATGCTGGACAAGCCAAACGGCACGTGGAAGGATTTTTCACTCGTACTCGTGTGTCCTCCTCCGCCAGTCGTATCAGCGTCCGCCTTGGCGAGCACAACATCAAGGTGAACGAGGGCACCGAGCAGTGGATCGATTCAGCCGTGGTCATCAAGCACCCCCGCTACAACAGCCAGAACCTGGACAGTGACATCATGCTGATCAAACTGAGCCGACCCGCCACCCTCAACAGCTACGTTCAGACAGTGGCCTTGGCCTCGCGCTGCGACGTGGCTGACGAGAGCTGCTTGGTGTCCGGATGGGGAAACACTGTCACCAACGGCAGTAAGTAAAATAAATGGAAATACATTTCACTGTTAcagggttacatttacatttagcctacatttattcatttagcaagcgcttttatccaaagtgacttacaagaaagagctttacaaaaagtgcataggtcaatgatcaattatcataaacaacgagaaaacattgcgggtagccaaaacatgaagcatacattgtgaaaagcaaataagtgccaatgggtaaaACTAGAAAAAGGGTTACTACGAAGGGGAAGAGAATGATTGTTGGGACTTACAGAGATGTTAACGACACGGAACTAGACAGCCCGCGATGGATTTCATGATCTCCATAACACCAGGTCCTGTAAAAACACACGCGTGAAGTATGTCGCAAGGGATTTCAAGCTGATTCAACCTCCCACCACAACGACCCTCTTGTGAGGCAGCTGTTGTTTGAAGAGTTGGAGAGCCTGGCGCGGCACATTGATCCGTTACCTCTCGCCTCTCCTTCCCCAGACAGCCCTCCCGATAGACTGCAGTGCCTCAGGCAGCCGATGATCGATCGTAGGATCTGCAAGAACGCCTACCCCCATCTGTTTACAGACACCATGATCTGCTCCGGATTCATGCATGGAGGAGCTAGCAGCTGCCAGGTCAGTCTGGCTAAAACACTTAGAACAACGAACGTAAAGACGAGCGTTTTAAcgactttatttctgtctaagCAACCTTTTCTTTTTCAACAGTATTAGCTTTCATATTTTGGCACTGCCGATAAAGAAAATATATGCTATAGCCTAATTCACATCTTTTTAAAATCACGAATCTTTTTCATCTTAGGTAGCCTATTATAATTTAGATTTCACTAGTGTCGTTTTtctaaatgtaggctacagttAGTTTACTACAATTCATAGGCTATATAATCTTTGTAACCGTTTTATAAAGTCACTATCTACTGTACACTCTGCTATCCTGTGTAATCTTGTCTCTGTGTACTAGGGTGACTCTGGCGGCCCCCTGGTGTGTAGCGGAGAGCTGCAGGGTATCGTTTCCTGGGGTTACAAATGCGCCATGCCTGGACACCCCAGCGTGTACGCCCGCGTGTGCCAGTTCACCAGCTGGATCCGAAGCACCATGAGCAGcaactaaacacacacccacacacagacacccacacactgacacccacacacaccacccccacgtCGACACAAACACTCTTTCAGACGCAGACCACCATTTAGTATAGGCCTAAAAACATCATTACCATTCTAGATCTTGGACTACAAAGAGGCTCACAAATCAATAAAACCAAGCAAAGCACGTGTTCTCTGAACCATTCTTTAATCGCGTCCAAAAGGGTAACGATTTGTGCTGTGATGATTCACGCTTCTGTTTGCTGGAGACCGGTAACGACACGAGGACAGGTATACCACGACATGAACAGCGGGTCAGCACCGCAGCTGTTATGGGTTGTGCTGTTTTCTCTAGCTTCACAAGTGCTGCTGACGGGGTAATGTCCTCCTCTCAGCCAATCACAAAGAAGTCTCGTCCTCTCGATGTGTGCTCACGGAGACCTCTCATCTCTGCCAGCTGTGTGCTTTAGTGCCGACGCGTCACGTAGCAGCTACTCCAGAGCCTCAATGGCTATTGTGTCTTAAATATTTAAATTCAAACACACTTAGACGTAAAGGTTGTTGCGTTAGTGAACACGATCTCATTATCAGAACCAGTTTGGGAGGTTGTGTGGCAAGATCGAGCAGCTCTTGTCGGAATGATAATATCATCCATATTATAAGGATGTAATAAACATTATCTGGGAGACTTGCAGGGCTTCCGGCTGGTTATGAATAGGATAGCATGCTGTTGTGGGTGAACACTAATATGAGGGATTGTTTTTGGTTTTTTTTCCCATCATGCTTGTTCTGACCTTATGACTTACTGCTTCTTACTGGCCGCGGAAACctgagaaaataaataaaaaaggatACAAAATACTTGTGCAGATTAGAAATTGTCGGGACTATAACTTTCATTTATGGGGATTGTCTGAGAGATAGTAAAAGGAGGGAATTAAAAGGCTATGCAGGCATACTTTCATAACTGCCCTGAAACGGCAGTTTCTGACTACATGTGTAGTCATGACATGTTCTGACCTTATCACCCACCTGACCAGCAATTCTGTCCAGGTCTCTTTGACCCTGAGCAGTAAGCCTTCTGCCTCTgttaaaaagaataaaaatCTGGTCAAAACCCACACCGTTCCCAACCACTGTAATGTTGGAGCTGTCCACTTTTGctccttgattatctgctgcactTTATTCACTATTTTGTAACAGCAATAGGATACTTTGgatagtgtctgctaaatgattacatgGGAATAAATAATATAGCGTTTCCTTAAAAACAGCATCcaaaaagctgtcccacccacatttgaaaacaaacgcACGCGCCTGGTAATCATCAACCTTCTCACCCGTTGGGATCCCTTTCCACCATCTTCACACCCTCGAGAGCTAGGAGAACCTTGCGCGCGACGTTCCTGGACCCCACGCTGAAGTGGGCGGGGCAGACCCCGTTCCTCTGACGTCCTCCGTAGATCTTGATCATGGAGCCCACTCCTACGCCTCCACGCAGGTACAGGTGGCGCGCTGTGGACGCTGGAATATCAAGTGTTCGTTTAATTGTACGCACTGCATTCATAGTTGACAGAAATAACTGTgtttaaataaaaacattttaaaaacctgatgacactgttgttgtttactGTCTGTGAAGTGATTTAGCTAAGGTTTTACAATTATGAGTCACCCCACTACACACCTACTCTGGTGTAGAACCAGTTGTCATCACAGGGGGCTAGCTCCTTGTGCTTAGCCAACTTGACTGTGTCCACCCATTCTGGAACTTTCAATTTTCCAGACCTGATAATAAAGGCGATTCAATAACAGCAGAGTCATATAAACGGATTATTGTTCAATTGGGTCTATTCATTAATACATAGCGACCATACAACAATTACAACAGCCTATAAAAATAAGTATTTCAGAGTAAAGTTACATTCTATTGTAGCCAACAGTTACAATACCAGCTCTTGGCCTGACGTGTTCAAATTGCTCAAATTAATCGGCGCAGTTTCAGAGGTCCGCTGTTTCTCGCGGTACTTCACATGTGACTTGACACTTCAAGGATGagtgagggatgagggatgaggaCCAAAACAAACTGCACTTACTTCTTGAGAAATGCTGACAAGGCTCGGACAAACTCTTGCTGGTTGACGTCTTTCACTGTGACACCCGGCATCTGTAGAAACGGTGATTTAAAGGTGAGCAAAGTTGAGAGGTAGTAGTCAAAATTCAAACTGAGTGACTGGCGCATCGATAGCCTACCATCACAATGTAATTTATCTATCTCTAGTAATATTCATTCAAAAATATTCATTAGGTTAGGTCCGAAAATAGATGACATTCCATGCATATTGTGTTCTCGAACAACCTACCTCGAACGACTCCGATGTGGTGCACAGGCGTGTTATTGGTTTCTATCGCTTCTCCGTCTGTGAAATATGCTACGTTAGgcacagataaaaaaaaagattcaggTGGGTATTACGCTGCCCCCAGTTGGAGAGGATCTACTGAATAATCGGATGCCGATGGCTGACTAAACACGCTGCATAGTTTGGCTTGAGTGCATTTCATGGTCCTTATTTAGCCTACGTGTATCAGCAAGCacgttaaatatatatttagtgACAATAAAATTGtagcataggcctacattgCAATGTTCGATGT
This genomic window contains:
- the LOC134016656 gene encoding histone-lysine N-methyltransferase 2B-like, with amino-acid sequence MGYLTELSSNGGKLYPVGYQCSRLFWSTVDPRRPCKYTCRVTEVSSPLPGRLGQPPWEHELNKTIAHSPHHGQEMENPDMVTSCPPIEAPSSTVSPPPN
- the LOC134016657 gene encoding histone-lysine N-methyltransferase 2B-like — protein: MTLRSGGAPQPLLPPLQLPSQGLRPPGLAAPPERPAGLGLQLGLRPHLPVLPPRRGQPSLRPPPLPQRRQAFKIATPVSAELPQDFLVSSEAEDSVTAPNGGSLPPGNLEEEVARLMADPELTFTPLDADTEVAVASLLNAKLEFDEALLNENVVLHCGSQAGARGEADGETQGGEEAASEGRQGGVEAAKAAGAFPKAVSSGEGLDHASSDEDMDHYLKFSRTVVVREAAKDAGSTAPTTARRATAARGRASRAPGGAGKAKLPSPPAVSQVANHNTLSKTLVISMERIDAIPTQSPHKQEKPACVPETEPASSSSLFMETSDINNEFSVQEEVLMDAEAQKEVLLDPSTGHFISADDGSVVYLANNAGLDKDDGTSSTDSLAGEEDNRDPDYSPELPPAKKPAAASPMKTKTIIMKARPMPTVNLKSAPLGAPPTPPQVIKVSLPPGQPPRAVSSAPTITVRAIPRTGPSPIVINGLNTLPLQAGAPRGQTIAIRLNPTKSALPQPPAPVLAQPGAPPLAPPSGPAPQVLLVNRQGQILIKDPRTNTYQTLTTSSPSYARISQIAKIIHSSAPRPAPRVVITPTPVPRVQNAVPANPTPRSYTPTGSTKKVFVRATPLLSAGRQAGARVKNVSHPGSPDGMAQSIIDQAMASHRERTRPNILTSPHTPRPSQPPLSPSQPPLSPSQFSVHPYLGKLQPPVAFAPGGFQPAIVPPPRSQVRVKRVSSASERPARKRSRTDALDEDMSSSSEMDELSNSRSSRVRIKAPTMKDILDLDPSPPVLPVKEQLRIVAPELDSTRHTPMQRLPANAAVQRSKTDVWVSARHADLSDWGPYSGMSSDEDMLPPRVEKSSQAYGSQPHLRFEITSEDGFSVKADSIEVAWRAVTDGVLEARAGFHLKQLPLGGVSGPRALGVLHDAVVFLLEQLVGAAGCKGHRFRFHRYDGPEDELPLNPSGCARAEVYTRKSTFDMFNFLASQHRQLPDLAPCEEEDDDVPLKSTRRATSTELPMAMRFRHLEKASKEAVGVYRSAIHGRGLFCKRNIESGEMVIEYAGNVIRAVLTDKREKYYDSRGIGCYMFRIDDFDVVDATMHGNAARFINHSCEPNCYSRVINVEGQKHIVIFALRKIYRGEELTYDYKFPIEDASNKLRCNCTARRCRRFLN
- the LOC134016658 gene encoding trypsin-3-like; amino-acid sequence: MKGLIFLALFGAAFAAPLEDEKIVGGYECPAHSVAYQVSLNAGYHFCGGSLISSQWVVSAAHCYKSRISVRLGEHNIKVNEGTEQWIDSAVVIKHPRYNSQNLDSDIMLIKLSRPATLNSYVQTVALASRCDVADESCLVSGWGNTVTNGNSPPDRLQCLRQPMIDRRICKNAYPHLFTDTMICSGFMHGGASSCQGDSGGPLVCSGELQGIVSWGYKCAMPGHPSVYARVCQFTSWIRSTMSSN
- the LOC134016659 gene encoding small ribosomal subunit protein eS19-like isoform X3 codes for the protein MPGVTVKDVNQQEFVRALSAFLKKSGKLKVPEWVDTVKLAKHKELAPCDDNWFYTRVASTARHLYLRGGVGVGSMIKIYGGRQRNGVCPAHFSVGSRNVARKVLLALEGVKMVERDPNGTWCYGDHEIHRGLSSSVSLTSL
- the LOC134016659 gene encoding small ribosomal subunit protein eS19-like isoform X2, with translation MPGVTVKDVNQQEFVRALSAFLKKSGKLKVPEWVDTVKLAKHKELAPCDDNWFYTRVASTARHLYLRGGVGVGSMIKIYGGRQRNGVCPAHFSVGSRNVARKVLLALEGVKMVERDPNGGRRLTAQGQRDLDRIAGQDLVLWRS
- the LOC134016659 gene encoding small ribosomal subunit protein eS19-like isoform X1 translates to MPGVTVKDVNQQEFVRALSAFLKKSGKLKVPEWVDTVKLAKHKELAPCDDNWFYTRVASTARHLYLRGGVGVGSMIKIYGGRQRNGVCPAHFSVGSRNVARKVLLALEGVKMVERDPNGGRRLTAQGQRDLDRIAGQVSAASKKQ